One stretch of Erythrolamprus reginae isolate rEryReg1 chromosome 7, rEryReg1.hap1, whole genome shotgun sequence DNA includes these proteins:
- the LOC139170591 gene encoding probable E3 ubiquitin-protein ligase HERC6, with protein MLFGWGHGAFGQLGSGEDGASQPLPLRRPPLALGAGREAVQVGCGERHTLLLMADGSLASCGDNARGQLGRRLPGGRQRCPRPDPIQALEAQTIIYISCGKEHSLAINSQGKVFSWGAGGFGQLGTRKLEDSLTPK; from the exons ATGCTCTTCGGCTGGGGCCACGGCGCCTTCGGGCAGCTGGGCTCGGGCGAGGACGGAGCCTCCCAGCCGCTCCCCCTCCGCCGACCCCCGCTGGCCCTGGGCGCCGGCCGAGAAGCGGTGCAGGTGGGCTGCGGGGAGCGCCACACGCTGCTCCTGATGGCCGACGGCAGCCTGGCTTCGTGCGGCGACAACGCCCGCGGACAACTGGGCAGGAGGCTCCCCGGCGGACGGCAGCGATGCCCCCGGCCAG ACCCAATCCAAGCCTTGGAAGCCCAGACTATCATCTACATAAGCTGTGGAAAGGAACATTCGTTGGCCATCAACAGCCAAGGGAAGGTATTTTCATGGGGCGCTGGTGGTTTTGGACAGCTTGGCACGCGAAAACTGGAAGATTCTTTGACTCCAAAGTAA